Part of the Pseudomonas abietaniphila genome is shown below.
TCACATCCAGATCCCCCAGATCCCGCAGCTCATCCAGCGCATCCTCATGCAGCACCGCGCACACTTCGCCCGTTTCGCGATGCAGGATGCGGAGGTACGGGTGAGGCCGATCCAGCCAGGCGTCGATCAGATAGGTCATGTTCATTCTCCTTGAAGGTTTCCAATGAGAATAATTCTTATCTGTGGAATAGCAAGGATGTATTTGAGATTAATTCTCATTGTGTGCGGTCGATGCAGGCAAGTCACACGCCTGTGGGTAAAACGCAGGCAATAAAAAGCCCGTCATGTGGACGGGCTTTCGGTGTGACGAGGCTGTGATCAGTGCGTGCGGGCGACCGCAAACTCACTCAGCTCGACCAGTGCGTCGCGGTATTCGCTGGCGGGCAAGGCGTCCAGGCAGGCGATGGCACGTGCCACATAGTCGCGTGCCAGTTGGGCGGTGTAGTCCAGCGATCCCGACTTCTCGACCGCATCGCGGATGCTTGCCAGATCTTCCAGACCGCCTTTCTGAATGGCCTGACGTACCAGCGCTGCTTGTTCCGGCGTGCCTTCGCGCATCGTGTAGATCAGCGGAAGCGTAGGTTTGCCTTCAGCAAGGTCGTCACCGATGTTTTTGCCCATGGTTTCCGCGTCGCCACGGTAATCGAGCAGATCGTCCACCAACTGGAATGCGATGCCGAGGTGATCGCCAAAGGTGCGCAGTGCTTCGCTCTGCTCAGGGCTCGCCTTGGCCAGGGCGGCAGCACTGTGCGTCGAGGCTTCGAACAGCATGGCTGTCTTGCCGCGAATCACTTCCATGTAGGTTTCTTCAGTGGTGCTGGCGTCACGAATCTTCGACAACTGCAGGACTTCGCCTTCGGCGATGACGCGGGTGGCCTTGGACAGGATCTGCATGACCGGCATCGAACCGAGCTCGACCATCATTTCGAACGAGCGCGAATAAAGGAAGTCGCCGACCAGCACGCTCGGGGCGTTGCCCCACATGGCGTTCGCGGTCGAGCGGCCACGACGCATGCCGGACATGTCGACCACGTCGTCGTGCAGCAGGGTCGCGGTGTGCAGGAATTCAATGGTGGCGGCCAGCAGACGCAGGTCATCACCGCCGCTGCCCAGTGCCTTGCCGCACAGGAGCACCAGCAATGGACGCAGGCGTTTGCCACCGGCGGAAGTAATGTAGTCGCCGATTTTCGAGACCAGCGGCACGCGCGATGTCAGCTGCTTCTTGATAATGTGGTCGACGGCTGTAAAGTCGTCCGCCACAGCGCGGTAGAAGGCTTGGGGTTGCATCAGCGAGACGTGCTCCAGAAGGGTTGCGCGGCATGCTAGGTTGCAGGCCCCACCCTGTCAAGGCGTGACGTAACGCCGCTTGCAAGGCGTTCGCGGCTTGCGTACAATCGCGCACCCTAACTTTCCTGGGCAGCACCTGCCTTACGCAATTGCACATGGGCCTTTCCAGCCCCGTGCAGCCATGCCAGCCAATACCTCTTCCTATAAAGAGCTGGGTGAGCAGGATTTTCGGAGAAATACCATGTCTTATGCAGTAATCGTTACTGGCGGCAAGCAATACAAAGTCGCCCCAGGTGAATACCTGAAGATCGAAAAGCTGGAAGTCGCTACTGGCGAATCCGTTACTTTTGATCGCGTTCTGTTGGTCGCCAATGGCGACGACGTGAACATCGGCGCTCCAGTTGTTGCCGGCGCTACCGTTGTGGCTGAAGTGATCTCCCAAGGTCGTCACGATAAAGTCCGCATCATCAAGTTCCGTCGCCGTAAGCACCACATGAAGCGTATGGGCCACCGCCAGTGGTACACCGAGATCAAAATCACCGGTATTCAGGCTTAATTTCAGCCTAATTCCTCACTAGGAGAATTGAACTCATGGCACACAAAAAAGCTGGTGGTAGTACTCGTAACGGTCGCGACTCAGAAGCCAAACGCCTTGGCGTGAAGATGTATGGCGGCCAGGTCATCGTTCCGGGCAACATCATCGTGCGTCAGCGCGGCACCCAATTCCACGCTGGCTACGGCGTTGGCATGGGCAAAGATCACACTCTGTTCGCTAAAGTCGAAGGCGTGATCAAGTTCCAGGTTAAAGGCGCCTTCGGTCGTCGTTATGTAAGCATCGTGCCGAAAGCAGAAGTCGCGGCGTGATCTTGCGTTCAGGTTGTGTGAAGGCGTAGCGAAAGCAACGGCCTGCACACTGCCTGAGCTGAAAAGCCCTGTCGTTGACAGGGCTTTTTCGTTTGTAAAAGGTCTGGTTTTGGTGAGTCTCTTGCAAAGCTGTTTGTGTGGGCCGTTGTGGTGTGTAGTCGCTGGTTTTTGATCGGTATCGCAACGCTCATCTTTGCAAGAGCCTTATGAATTTATGTTGTTTGCTCGTCTTTGTGACGGGAGGCGTGCGTTATGAAATTTGTTGATGAAGTATCCATTCGGGTGAAGGCCGGTGACGGCGGCAACGGTTGCATGAGCTTCCGTCGCGAAAAATTCATCGAAAACGGTGGTCCCAACGGTGGTGATGGTGGCGACGGCGGCTCGATCTACATGATCGCCGATGAAAACCTCAACACGCTGGTCGACTACCGCTATACCCGTCACTTCGACGCCGAGCGCGGTTCCAACGGTGGCAGCACCGATTGCACGGGTCGCAAGGGTGAAGATCTGGTGTTGCGCGTACCGGTCGGTACCACGGTGATCGATGCCAGCACTCAGGAAATCATCGGCGACCTGACCAAGGCGGGTCAGCGCTTGCTGGTGGCTCACGGCGGTTGGCACGGCCTGGGGAACACCCGTTTCAAATCCAGTACCAACCGTGCGCCGCGTCAAACCACGCCGGGTAAACCGGGCGAGCAGCGTGATCTGAAGCTGGAGCTCAAAGTGCTGGCTGACGTCGGTCTGCTGGGCTTGCCAAATGCGGGCAAGAGCACCTTCATTCGTTCGGTGTCGGCCGCCAAGCCAAAAGTTGCCGACTACCCGTTCACCACCCTGGTGCCTAACCTGGGCGTGGTGAGTGTTGATCGCTGGAAAAGCTTCGTCATTGCCGACATTCCGGGCTTGATCGAAGGTGCGTCTGACGGTGCGGGTCTTGGTATCCGTTTCCTCAAGCACCTGGCGCGTACGCGTCTGTTGCTGCACCTCGTCGACATGGCGCCGCTGGATGAAAGCAGTGCGCCGGATGCAGCTGAGGTCATCGTCAATGAGTTGATCAAGTTCAGCCCTGCGCTGGCGGATCGTGATCGCTGGCTGGTGCTGAACAAGTGCGATCAGATCCTCGAAGAAGAGCATGAAGAGCGCAAGCAGGAGATCATCGATCGCCTGGGTTGGACCGGCCCTGTCTACGTGATCTCGGCTATCGCCAAAGAAGGCACTGAGCAGCTGAGCCGCGACATCATGCGCTATCTGGAAGATCGTGCCGATCGTCTGGCGAGCGACCCGGCGTACGCCGAAGAGCTGGCCGAACTGGATCAGCGTATCGAAGACGAAGCGCGTGCCCAGTTGCAGGCACTGGACGATCAGCGTGCCCTGCGTCGCAGTGGTGTGAAGAGCGTGCATGACATCGGTGATGACGATGATTGGGATGAAGATGATGTGGACGATGAAGATGGTCCGGAAATCATTTACGTCCGTGAGTGATCGACTGAAGTAAACTACAACGCCGCTAAATTAGCGGCGTTTTAGTATCTTGAATGTGTACCTCTGGCTTAAGGTTGAAAGATCATGCGGAGCAAGGTGACAGGTGCCCAGCGTTGGGTTGTGAAGATCGGAAGTGCGCTGCTGACGGCGGATGGCAAGGGTCTCGATCGCAACGCAATGGGTGTTTGGGTCGAGCAGATGGTGGCGCTGCATGAGGCAGGCGTCGAACTGGTTCTGGTTTCTTCCGGCGCAGTGGCTGCCGGCATGAGTCGCCTGGGCTGGGCTGTACGACCGAGTGCCATGCATGAGCTTCAAGCGGCGGCAGCGATTGGTCAGATGGGCTTGGTACAGGCCTGGGAATCCAGTTTTGCGGAGCACGATCGCCACACGGCGCAGATTCTACTGACCCATGACGACCTGTCCGACCGCAAACGCTACCTGAACGCTCGCAGCACGTTGCGTACCCTTGTTGATCTCGGTGTGGTCCCGGTCATCAACGAAAACGATACCGTCGTCACCGACGAAATCCGTTTCGGCGATAACGATACCCTGGCGGCGCTGGTGGCAAACCTCGTTGAGGCTGATCTGCTGGTCATCCTCACTGATCGCGACGGCATGTTCGATGCTGATCCGCGTAATAACCCTGAAGCCCAATTGATCTACGAAGCCCGTGCTGACGATCCGGCGCTGGACGCTGTGGCGGGTGGCACCGGGGGTGCGTTGGGTCGTGGTGGTATGCAGACCAAGTTGCGTGCGGCACGCCTGGCAGCGCGTTCCGGCGCGCATACCGTCATTGTGGGTGGTCGTATCGAGCGTGTGCTGGCGCGTCTTAAGGCGGGTGAGCGGCTGGGTACGTTGCTGTCGCCTGAGCGCGGCATGCTGGCGGCACGCAAGCAATGGCTGGCGGGGCACCTGCAGACGCGCGGCACACTCGTGCTGGACGACGGTGCGGTGAAGGCGCTGACCGAGAGCAACAAGAGCCTGTTGCCGGTCGGTGTGAAGCTGGTTCAGGGCAGCTTCCGTCGCGGCGAGATGGTGGTGTGTGTCGCGGCGAACGGTCGCGAAGTTGCGCGAGGTCTTAGCAACTACAGTGCACTTGAGGCGCAGAAAATCATTGGCCAGCCATCCGACGCCATCGTGAAGGAGTTGGGTTACATGGCTGAGCCTGAGTTGGTTCATCGCGACAACCTCATCCTGGTCTGACGTCAGGCGGGGTCGGTTTTTTTCTTATAAGGAAGCACACATGCGCGTTCTGAAAGGAATTCTGGGTGCGGCGTTGATGCTGCCCCTGCTGGTTTCGGCTGAAGAGATCGGCCAGGTGTCGACGGTATTCAAATTCGTCGGTCCCAATGACCGGATCGTCGTTGAGGCGTTCGATGATCCCAAGGTGGACGGCGTTACCTGCTACCTGTCGCGGGCCAAGACCGGTGGCGTGAAGGGTGGGCTGGGTCTGGCTGAGGATCGTGCCGAGGCGTCCATTGCGTGCCGTCAGGTGGGGCCGATCCACTTCAAGGAGCAGTTGAAGGACGGCGATGAAGTGTTCAAGGAGCGAACTTCGTTGGTGTTCAAGACCATGCAGGTGGTTCGCTTCCTGGACAAGAAGCGCAATACGCTGGTGTATCTGGTCTACAGCGATCGCGTCATCGAAGGCAGTCCGCAGAATGCGGTAACAGCTATCCCGATTCTGCCGTGGGCGCCAGCACCTTCTCCTGGTCCTTGATGGGGTGTTGTTGTGGAAGGGGTCGGCTTGGAATCGTTACGCTGATCCCCTTCGGGCATTTCCTGAGCAGGTGTGCTTATGCATTTGCTGCATCGTGCCATGGCCTGATGGATCGCAATGGCAGGAATCGCAGGCAATAAAAAACCGACCCTGGGGTCGGTTTTTTAACAAGCGGGTCGCTTAGGCAGCAGCAGCAAGGTTCAGAGCCTTGATGTGGCCATTCAGGCGGCCTTTATGGCGAGCAGCTTTGTTCTTGTGGATGATGCCTTTATCGGCCATACGGTCGATAACTGGCACGGCCAGAACATAAGCAGCTTGCGCTTTTTCAGCGTCTTTTGCGTCGATGGCTTTCACTACGTTCTTGATGTAGGTACGAACCATGGAACGCAGGCTGGCGTTGTGGCTGCGACGCTTCTCAGCCTGTTTTGCACGTTTTTTGGCGGAAGGTGAGTTGGCCACCGTCGAGCTCCTCGAAAGACTTGGGAAATAGCTAACAAAATAGGCCGCGAATCATGCCGATGAGTTTGACGCTTGTCAAGGGCAGTTGATGCGTTCCGCTGAGTGGTCGCTGTGTGATGCCGAGGTTATTTCATTCCGGCGTGCGACCTGTAAACTCGCGGGTTTTGGCTCTGAGCTGTTTTGCGGCGCGGAGTATCGCATAAATGGATCGCGCTTTGGCGCTTCCTTTGGTCGGGCGCACAAACTTTAGATGAACCTACTTAAATCGCTTGCCGCCGTCAGCTCTATCACCATGCTTTCGCGGGTCCTGGGTTTTATCCGTGACACCATCATCGCCCGCGCATTTGGCGCCGGAATGGCAACGGATGCCTTCTTCATTGCATTCAAACTGCCCAACCTGTTGCGACGAATCTTCGCAGAAGGCGCATTTTCTCAGGCCTTCGTGCCGATCCTTGCCGAGTATAAAAGCCAGCAAGGGGAGGAGGCGACCCGCACCTTTGTCGCTTATGTCACCGGCCTGCTGACGCTGGCGTTGGCGCTGGTCACTGTCCTGGGCATCCTTTTCGCGCCGTGGGTGATCTGGGCCACGGCCCCGGGCTTCGCCGATACGCCGGAAAAATTCCAGCTGACCTCCGACCTGCTACGGGTGACCTTTCCTTATATATTGCTGATTTCGCTGTCCTCGCTGGCCGGCGCCATCCTCAATACCTGGAACCGTTTCTCCGTGCCGGCCTTCGTGCCGACGCTGCTTAACCTCGCGATGATCTTTTTCGCGCTGTTTCTCACGCCTTATTTCCACCCGCCCGTCATGGCGCTGGGTTGGGCCGTGCTGGCAGGCGGGCTGCTTCAATTGCTGTATCAACTGCCGCACCTGAAGAAGATCGGCATGCTGGTGCTGCCACGTCTGAATCTGCGGGACACCGGCGTCTGGCGCGTGATGAGGCAGATGCTGCCCGCCATGCTGGGCGTGTCGGTCAGTCAGATTTCCCTGATCATCAACACGATATTTGCTTCTTTTCTGGCGGCGGGCTCGGTGTCGTGGATGTACTACGCCGATCGGTTGATGGAACTGCCGTCGGGCGTACTCGGTGTCGCACTGGGGACGATCCTGCTGCCGATCCTGTCGAAAACCTACGCCAGCAAGGATCGACAAGAATACTCGCGGATTCTCGACTGGGGCCTGCGTCTCTGCTTTGTGCTGGTCCTGCCCTGCACATTGGCGCTCGGACTGCTGTCGGAGCCGCTGACAGTTTCTCTGTTTCAGTACGGCAAGTTCGATGCGAACGACGCCGTCAAGACTCAGGGCGCGTTGGTCGGCTATGCGGTGGGGTTATTGGGCATTATTGTCATCAAGGTGCTGGCGCCTGGCTTCTATGCGCAACAAAATATACGCACCCCGGTGAAAATCGCGGTGTTCACCCTCGTCGTGACTCAGCTGTTCAACGTGCTGTTCGTCTACGTCGTGCATCTGGCGCATGTGGGGCTGGCGCTGGCGATCAGCATGGGCGCCTGTCTGAATGCGCTGCTCCTGTTCTGGCAACTGCGCAAACAGGATCTTTATCAGCCGCAACCCGGCTGGCCGGTGTTTCTCATCAAGTTGCTGGTGTCTGTGGCGGTCATGTCGGGGGTGCTGTTGGGCCTGATGTATGTCATGCCGGCCTGGTCCGACGGTCAGATGCTTGAGCGCTTCATCAGACTCGGTGGTCTGGTGGCCGCGGGTGTGGTGACGTATTTCGGCATGTTGCTGTTGCTGGGTTTCCGCCTGAAGGATTTCGCTCGCAAGGCGATCATGTAGGATCAGTCGTCGGTTTTTGCCGGTTAACGCCGATTGTTGCGCTTTGCCTCACTGTGTCGCCTGTCGTTGACGGCGGTGTGTGGTTATAATCGGCCACTTTATGAGCAAGAAGCGCGTTATGCAGCTGGTTCGAGGCCTTCAAAATCTGCGCCCCCAGCATCGGGGCTGCGTCGCCACCATTGGCAATTTCGACGGTGTTCACCGTGGTCACCAGGCTATCCTGGCGCGACTGCGTGAGCGTGCCGTTGAGCTGGGCCTGCCCAGTTGCGTGGTGATTTTCGAACCGCAGCCGCGCGAGTTCTTTGCCCCCGAGACCGCTCCGCCCCGGCTTGCACGTCTGCGCGACAAGCTTGATCTGCTGGCCGCCGAAGGGATTGACCTGGTGCTCTGCCTGGCGTTTAACCAGCGTCTGAGCAAGCTGAGCGCCGCGGAGTTCGTCGACACCGTGTTGATCGACGGGCTTGGCGTCAAGCACCTTGAGGTCGGTGACGACTTCCGATTCGGATGTGACCGGATTGGCGACTTTGACTTTCTTCAAAAGGTCGGCGCAGAAAAAGGATTCTCGGTAGAAGCCGCGCAGACCGTCGAGATCGACGGCGTACGCGTCAGCAGCACCAAGGTGCGCGATGCCCTGGCCAACGGTGACTTTGCGCTGGCCGAGCTCTTGCTGGGGCGGCCGTTCGCGATTTCCGGGCGTGTTCTGCATGGCCAGAAGCTGGCCCGTCAGCTGGGTACGCCCACCGCCAACGTGCAACTCAAACGTCGTCGCGTGCCATTGACCGGTGTCTATCTGGTCAGTGCCGAGATCGACGGCAAGGTCTGGCCAGGCGTCGCCAACATCGGCGTACGACCGACCGTGGCGGGCGATGGACGTCCGCACCTTGAGATTCACCTTCTGGATTTTGCCGGCGATATCTATGGCCGGCGTTTGACGGTGGTATTCCACCAAAAGCTGCGTGATGAGCAGCGTTTCGCCTCTCTGGAGGCGCTTAAGACGGCGATCGATGCGGATGTCGCTGCCGCCCGTGCCCATTGGGGCATGGTCAACCGCTAACTTAGAGCCTGAAATGACCGACTACAAAGCCACGCTTAATCTTCCGGACACCGCCTTCCCGATGAAGGCCGGCCTGCCCCAGCGCGAGCCGCAAACTCTGCAGCGCTGGGACAGCATTGGCCTGTACCAGAAGCTGCGCGAAATTGGCAAGGATCGTCCAAAGTTCGTCCTGCACGACGGTCCTCCGTACGCCAACGGCAATATTCACATCGGTCATGCGGTCAACAAGATTCTCAAGGACATGATCGTCCGTTCGAAGACCCTGTCGGGCTTCGACGCGCCTTATGTTCCTGGCTGGGACTGCCACGGTCTGCCGATCGAGCACAAAGTCGAGGTCACCCACGGCAAGAACCTGCCTGCGGACAAGACTCGTGAGCTGTGCCGGGCCTATGCGGCCGAGCAAATCGAAGGCCAGAAAGCCGAATTCATTCGTCTGGGCGTGCTGGGCGACTGGGCCAATCCGTACCGGACCATGGACTTCGCCAACGAAGCCGGAGAAATTCGCGCGCTGGCGGAAATGGTCAAGAACGGTTTCGTGTTCAAAGGCCTGAAGCCGGTCAACTGGTGTTTCGATTGCGGCTCGGCGCTGGCTGAAGCGGAAGTCGAGTACCAGGACAAGAAGTCGTCGACCATTGACGTCGCATTCCCGGTGGCTGACGCCGACAAACTGGCCGCAGCCTTTGGCCTGTCGAGCCTGAGCAAGCCTGCCGCGATCGTGATCTGGACCACCACCCCGTGGACCATCCCGGCGAACCAGGCGCTCAACGTTCACCCGGAATTCAACTACGCGCTGGTGGACACTGGCGACCGGCTGCTGGTCCTCGCCGAAGAGCTGGTCGAGGCATGCCTCAAGCGCTGGAACCTCGAAGGTTCGGTGCTGGCTACCGCGCCGGGTTCGGCGCTTGAGCGGGTCAACTTCCGTCACCCGTTCTACGACCGTCTGTCGCCGGTCTATCTGGCCGAGTACGTCGAGCTGGGCGCCGGTACGGGCGTGGTTCACTCCGCGCCGGCCTATGGCGAAGACGACTTCGTGACCTGCAAGCGCTATGGCATGGTCAACGACGACATCCTGACCCCGGTTCAGAGCAACGGCGTGTACGCCCAGTCGCTGGAGTTCTTTGGCGGCCAGTTCATCTGGAAAGCCAACCCGGCCATCGTCGACAAGCTGCAGGAAGTCGGTGCGCTGCTGCACACCGAAACCATCACCCACAGCTACATGCACTGCTGGCGTCACAAGACGCCGCTGATCTACCGCGCCACGGCGCAGTGGTTCGTGGGCATGGACAAGCAGCCAACCGCTGGCGATACCCTGCGCAACCGCGCGGTCAAAGCCATTGAAGACACCAAATTCGTACCGTCCTGGGGCCAGGCGCGTCTGCACTCGATGATCGCCAACCGTCCCGACTGGTGCATCTCCCGTCAGCGTAACTGGGGCGTGCCGATCCCGTTCTTCCTGAACAAGGAAAGCGGTGAGCTGCACCCACGCACCGTCGAGCTGATGGAAGAAGTTGCACTGCGCGTCGAGAAAGAAGGCATCGAAGCCTGGTTCAAGATGGACGCGGCCGAACTATTGGGCGACGAAGCGCCGCAGTACGACAAGATCTCCGACACGCTGGACGTCTGGTTCGACTCGGGCACCACGCATTGGCACGTGCTGCGCGGCTCTCACCCGATGGGCCATGAAACCGGTCCGCGCGCCGACCTGTATCTGGAAGGCTCCGACCAGCACCGTGGCTGGTTCCACTCCTCGCTGCTGACCGGCTGCGCGATCGATAATCACGCGCCGTACCGCGAACTGCTCACCCACGGCTTCACCGTGGACGAGAACGGCCGCAAGATGTCCAAGTCGCTGGGCAACGTCATCGCGCCGCAAAAGGTCAACGACACCCTGGGCGCCGACATCATGCGTCTGTGGGTTTCGGCCACCGATTACTCGGGCGAGATGGCCGTTTCGGAAACCATCCTGCAGCGCAGCGCCGATGCTTATCGCCGTATCCGTAACACCGCGCGCTTCCTGCTTTCCAACCTGAGCGGCTTTAACCCGGCCACCGACATCCTGCCCGCTGATGAGATGCTGGCACTGGACCGTTGGGCCGTGGATCGCGCACTGTTGCTGCAGCGCGAGCTGGAAGAGCATTACGGCGAGTACCGCTTCTGGAACGTCTACTCCAAAGTGCACAACTTCTGCGTGCAGGAGCTGGGCGGTTTCTACCTGGACATCATCAAGGATCGCCAGTACACCACGGGCGCCAACAGCAAGGCACGCCGTTCCTGTCAGACCGCATTGTTCCACATCTCCGAAGCGCTGGTTCGCTGGATCGCGCCGATCCTGGCGTTCACGGCCGACGAGCTGTGGCAGTACATGCCAGGCGAGCGTAACGAGTCGGTGATGCTCAATACCTGGTACGAAGGCCTGAGCGAACTGCCGGAAGGCTTCGAGCTCGACCGCGCCTATTGGGAGCGGATCATGGCGGTCAAGACCGCCGTCAACAAGGAACTGGAGAACCAGCGTGCGGCGAAAGCCATCGGTGGCAACCTGCAGGCCGAAGTGACGCTCTACGCCGAAGACGATCTGACCGGCGACCTGAACAAGCTCGGCGATGAGCTCCGTTTCGTACTGATCACGTCCAAAGCCGGTCTGGCACCCTTCGCCAGTGCGCCTGCCGACGCTGTGGTCACCGAAGTCGCGGGCCTGAAGCTGAAAGTGGTCAAGTCCGGCTACACCAAGTGCGCACGTTGCTGGCACTTCCGTGAAGACGTCGGCGTGCACGCCGAGCATCCGGAAATCTGCGGTCGTTGTGTCGACAACATCAGCGGCGCGGGCGAGGTTCGTCACTATGCCTAATGCGTCGGCTGGCCGTATGGGCCGTCTTGGCTGGCTGTGGTTGAGCGTGCTGGTCGTGGTCATTGACCAGGCCAGCAAGTTCTACTTCGAGAACGCGTTGAGCCTGTATCAACAGATCGTGGTCATCCCCAGCTACTTCAGCTGGACGCTGGCTTACAACACCGGGGCAGCGTTCAGCTTCCTGGCTGACAGCTCCGGCTGGCAGCGCTGGCTGTTTGCGCTGATTGCCGTGGTGGTCAGTGCGGTGCTGGTGATCTGGCTCAAGCGCCTGGGGCGTAACGAGACCTGGTTGGCGATCGCTCTGGCACTTGTGCTGGGCGGCGCGCTGGGTAATCTCTACGACCGCATCGCGATTGGCCACGTCATCGACTTTATCCTGGTGCACTGGGACACTCGCTGGTACTTCCCGGCGTTCAATTTTGCCGACAGTGCGATCACTGTAGGCGCGATCATGCTTGCGCTGGATATGTTCAAGAGCAAGAAAACCGGAGAACCCGTTCATGACTGAACAGTCGATGACCGAACACGCTACACAGGAAACACGTATCGGTCAGAACACGGAAGTCACCCTGCATTTCGCGTTGCATCTGGAGAACGGCGACACCGTCGACAGCACGTTCGATAAAACCCCGGCGACCTTCAAGGTCGGCGACGGCAGTTTGTTGCCAGGTTTTGAAGCGCTGATTTTCGGCTTCAAGGCAGGCGACAAGCGCACCCTCCAGGTACCGCCGGAAAATGCGTTTGGTCAGCCCAACCCGCAGAACGTGCAGATCATGCCGCGCTCGCAGTTCCAGAATATGGAGCTGGCTGAGGGCCTGCTGGTGATCTTCAACGATGCGGCCAATACTGAGCTGCCAGGTGTGGTGAAAGCGTTTGACGACGATCAGGTGACCGTCGATTTCAACCACCCGTTGTCCGGCAAAACGTTGACCTTCGAAGTGGAAATCTTCGAGGTGAAGGCGCTCTGATCAGTCAGATCGCCTGTGGCCCCGACATGGCTCGGGGCCTTTTCGTTTTTATGTTTCATTGCGCGTAGATACGAGGCACATCATGCAAATCAAACTCGCCAACCCACGTGGCTTCTGTGCCGGGGTGGACCGTGCGATCGAAATCGTCAATCGCGCGCTGGAAGTGTTTGGCCCGCCGATCTACGTGCGCCATGAAGTGGTTCATAACAAATTTGTCGTCGAAGACCTGCGCAGTCGCGGTGCGATCTTCGTCGAAGAACTGGATCAGGTGCCCGACGACGTCATCGTCATCTTCAGTGCTCACGGCGTTTCCCAAGCAGTGCGTACCGAAGCCGCGGGTCGCGGTTTGAAGGTGTTCGACGCGACCTGCCCGCTGGTGACCAAGGTCCATATCGAAGTTGCGCGTTACAGCCGCGACGGGCGCGAATGCATCCTGATCGGCCATGAGGGCCATCCGGAAGTCGAAGGCACGATGGGCCAGTACGACGGCAGCAATGGCGGCGCCATCTATCTGGTCGAAGACGAGGAGGACGTCGCCAGGTTGCAGGTTCAGAACCCGGAAAAACTGGCGTTCGTGACGCAGACGACCTTGTCCATGGACGACACCAGCCGGGTGATCGACGCCTTGCGTTCGCGCTTCCCTGCCATCGGTGGGCCTCGCAAGGACGACATCTGCTACGCGACCCAAAACCGTCAGGACGCCGTCAAGCAACTGGCCGACGAGTGCGATGTGGTGCTGGTCGTGGGCAGCCCGAACAGCTCGAACTCCAATCGTCTGCGTGAGTTGGCTGAGCGCATGGCGACGCCGGCCTATCTGATCGACGGCGCCGAAGACATGCAGCGCAGCTGGTTCGACGGTGTCGAGCGAATTGGCATCACTGCGGGTGCTTCGGCGCCGGAAGTCCTGGTTCGGGGCGTGATTCAGCAGTTGCAGGCGTGGGGCGCTATCGGCGCCGACGAGCTGGCGGGTCGGGAAGAAAACATCACCTTTTCGATGCCCAAGGAACTGCGCGTCAAGCAGGTTGAATAAACCGTCTCACGCGCACGGTTCCGTGCCGAAGCCTTCGCTTCGAAGGCTGACGCGTCCCGTGAC
Proteins encoded:
- a CDS encoding PA4570 family protein, with translation MTYLIDAWLDRPHPYLRILHRETGEVCAVLHEDALDELRDLGDLDVISLSSCEPGIQKEMVRNLFLFCYARALRPACELH
- a CDS encoding polyprenyl synthetase family protein, whose translation is MQPQAFYRAVADDFTAVDHIIKKQLTSRVPLVSKIGDYITSAGGKRLRPLLVLLCGKALGSGGDDLRLLAATIEFLHTATLLHDDVVDMSGMRRGRSTANAMWGNAPSVLVGDFLYSRSFEMMVELGSMPVMQILSKATRVIAEGEVLQLSKIRDASTTEETYMEVIRGKTAMLFEASTHSAAALAKASPEQSEALRTFGDHLGIAFQLVDDLLDYRGDAETMGKNIGDDLAEGKPTLPLIYTMREGTPEQAALVRQAIQKGGLEDLASIRDAVEKSGSLDYTAQLARDYVARAIACLDALPASEYRDALVELSEFAVARTH
- the rplU gene encoding 50S ribosomal protein L21 → MSYAVIVTGGKQYKVAPGEYLKIEKLEVATGESVTFDRVLLVANGDDVNIGAPVVAGATVVAEVISQGRHDKVRIIKFRRRKHHMKRMGHRQWYTEIKITGIQA
- the rpmA gene encoding 50S ribosomal protein L27, coding for MAHKKAGGSTRNGRDSEAKRLGVKMYGGQVIVPGNIIVRQRGTQFHAGYGVGMGKDHTLFAKVEGVIKFQVKGAFGRRYVSIVPKAEVAA
- the cgtA gene encoding Obg family GTPase CgtA, which translates into the protein MKFVDEVSIRVKAGDGGNGCMSFRREKFIENGGPNGGDGGDGGSIYMIADENLNTLVDYRYTRHFDAERGSNGGSTDCTGRKGEDLVLRVPVGTTVIDASTQEIIGDLTKAGQRLLVAHGGWHGLGNTRFKSSTNRAPRQTTPGKPGEQRDLKLELKVLADVGLLGLPNAGKSTFIRSVSAAKPKVADYPFTTLVPNLGVVSVDRWKSFVIADIPGLIEGASDGAGLGIRFLKHLARTRLLLHLVDMAPLDESSAPDAAEVIVNELIKFSPALADRDRWLVLNKCDQILEEEHEERKQEIIDRLGWTGPVYVISAIAKEGTEQLSRDIMRYLEDRADRLASDPAYAEELAELDQRIEDEARAQLQALDDQRALRRSGVKSVHDIGDDDDWDEDDVDDEDGPEIIYVRE
- the proB gene encoding glutamate 5-kinase, with the translated sequence MRSKVTGAQRWVVKIGSALLTADGKGLDRNAMGVWVEQMVALHEAGVELVLVSSGAVAAGMSRLGWAVRPSAMHELQAAAAIGQMGLVQAWESSFAEHDRHTAQILLTHDDLSDRKRYLNARSTLRTLVDLGVVPVINENDTVVTDEIRFGDNDTLAALVANLVEADLLVILTDRDGMFDADPRNNPEAQLIYEARADDPALDAVAGGTGGALGRGGMQTKLRAARLAARSGAHTVIVGGRIERVLARLKAGERLGTLLSPERGMLAARKQWLAGHLQTRGTLVLDDGAVKALTESNKSLLPVGVKLVQGSFRRGEMVVCVAANGREVARGLSNYSALEAQKIIGQPSDAIVKELGYMAEPELVHRDNLILV
- a CDS encoding CreA family protein, translating into MRVLKGILGAALMLPLLVSAEEIGQVSTVFKFVGPNDRIVVEAFDDPKVDGVTCYLSRAKTGGVKGGLGLAEDRAEASIACRQVGPIHFKEQLKDGDEVFKERTSLVFKTMQVVRFLDKKRNTLVYLVYSDRVIEGSPQNAVTAIPILPWAPAPSPGP
- the rpsT gene encoding 30S ribosomal protein S20, coding for MANSPSAKKRAKQAEKRRSHNASLRSMVRTYIKNVVKAIDAKDAEKAQAAYVLAVPVIDRMADKGIIHKNKAARHKGRLNGHIKALNLAAAA